In Dyadobacter subterraneus, a single genomic region encodes these proteins:
- a CDS encoding RraA family protein: MLKKTMLLPALLFVSFLSNAQPISPTVDQIKALTANWKGERSADGRPKVSDAILARLKNISIEEAWGVLRNKGYQNQYEGDWQLIHPDSSMTGRVVTAQYVPLRPDFQDYIKETGKKEGRNPAGGTNSWPIDVLTNGDVYVADGYGKIADGTLIGDNLGNSIYAKSKRGTIFYGSVRDVEGLSEIKGYNAWIKGSDPSYIQQMMLSGINVPIRIGRAIVLPGDVVLAKKYGTIFIPAHLVEELVLTSEVTALRDEFGHQRLREGKYTPGEIDTKWTDAISKDFLKWVNSYPGRLPMSKKELDDYLKERNY, translated from the coding sequence ATGTTAAAAAAAACAATGCTGTTGCCGGCGCTATTATTTGTTTCCTTTTTAAGTAATGCCCAACCCATTTCTCCCACCGTCGACCAGATTAAAGCCTTAACAGCAAACTGGAAAGGCGAACGTTCAGCAGATGGCCGCCCGAAAGTCTCGGATGCAATTCTGGCACGTTTGAAAAACATTTCGATTGAAGAGGCCTGGGGTGTGTTGCGGAATAAAGGGTATCAAAATCAATATGAAGGTGACTGGCAATTAATTCATCCCGACAGCTCTATGACTGGTCGTGTGGTGACTGCACAGTACGTACCCCTCCGTCCTGATTTTCAGGATTACATCAAGGAAACCGGAAAAAAGGAAGGCCGTAATCCTGCCGGCGGAACAAATTCCTGGCCTATTGATGTGCTCACAAACGGCGACGTGTACGTGGCCGACGGATATGGAAAAATCGCTGACGGAACTTTGATAGGTGACAATCTTGGAAATTCAATTTATGCAAAATCAAAAAGAGGAACCATATTTTACGGCTCTGTTCGTGATGTAGAAGGACTTAGCGAAATCAAAGGATATAACGCCTGGATAAAAGGTTCTGATCCATCTTATATCCAGCAAATGATGCTGTCAGGTATCAACGTTCCTATCCGAATTGGTCGCGCGATCGTACTGCCAGGCGACGTGGTTCTGGCAAAAAAATACGGTACCATTTTCATCCCGGCACATCTGGTTGAAGAACTGGTTTTGACTTCAGAAGTAACGGCGCTTCGTGATGAATTCGGTCACCAAAGGCTAAGAGAAGGCAAATATACACCTGGTGAAATCGATACCAAATGGACTGATGCGATTTCAAAAGATTTCTTGAAATGGGTCAATTCATATCCGGGACGTCTTCCGATGAGCAAAAAAGAACTTGATGATTATCTGAAAGAACGCAATTATTAA